The Candidatus Thermoplasmatota archaeon sequence CGGACACCGTCCGCGAGACGGGGAACGCCTCAGCGGTCAAGTCCGATCAATTGCCTTCGCCGCCGGCGGCGAAGGCAATTGATCGGACTTGACCGCTGAGGCGTTCCCCGTCTCGCGGACGGTGTCCGCGATTCCGGGGAGCGCTGACGCGTTCCCCGTCTCGCGGACGGTGTCCGCGATCGCGTGGATGGAGACGCGCGGCTTGGCGGGCGCCTCGGGGGCGGCGGCGGCCTGCGCTTGCGAGAGCTCCTTGTCGACGTCCGTCACGTACTCGGCGACGGTGGGCAGCCGGCCGCTCTTGTCGACCTTGACCCACTGGGCCCAGCGCTCGCGCGACCACAGCGGATCGTCGTAGTCGGGCTTCTGGCCGCCGGCGACAAGCTCCGCCACAACCGAGCGAAGGTCGCGGTCGGCCTTCTGCATGAGCGAGGCGCGCGCGTCGTCGGAGATCTTCTCCTTCGTGAAGAAGAACCGCGTCCCCCCGCAACTTTGGCATCCCTTGAGGAGGTCCTTGCTCCCCGCCTCGTACAGCTTGCCGCACTGCAGGCACTGGTGGGCCATGGTCCTACGTATCCTTTCGTCCGCCCACGTGGATCATGGCCTGGATCGTGCGCCCGTCGTTCTTCACCGTCTTCAGGCGGTTGGCGGGCCCCACGACGGTCATTTGCGCGCGGGTGGCCGTGTTGCGCTTGCGGAACTTGTTGAGGATCGTGAAGGCGCCCGTCGCGGCCTTCTCCTCGCCGCGGTAGCTCTCCATCTCGATCCCTTTGAAGTGGTCCACGTCGAGCTCGGCCATCGTGCGCTCGATGAGCTTGGCCTCCTCGGCGGGCTCGAGGCCAACCTCGAGCACGAGGATCTTGTCGCGCTTCACCTCGTCGATGATGAAGCGCACCTTCTCGGCCGTCGACATGTCCTCGAGCTTCTTCCGGGAGACGAGGTCGATCGCGACGTCCATGCGTTTCAACCCCCGAAGTGCTTGATCATCGTCTCGTACAGGCCCTCGACGTTGTAGCCGGTCATGCCCGAGATGGGGACGACGGGGTGCTGCGGGAAGGCGGCCTTGAGGGCGGCCGGGCTTGCGTTTGGCAGGTCGATCTTGTT is a genomic window containing:
- a CDS encoding Zn-ribbon containing protein yields the protein MAHQCLQCGKLYEAGSKDLLKGCQSCGGTRFFFTKEKISDDARASLMQKADRDLRSVVAELVAGGQKPDYDDPLWSRERWAQWVKVDKSGRLPTVAEYVTDVDKELSQAQAAAAPEAPAKPRVSIHAIADTVRETGNASALPGIADTVRETGNASAVKSDQLPSPPAAKAIDRT
- a CDS encoding DUF2073 domain-containing protein; the protein is MDVAIDLVSRKKLEDMSTAEKVRFIIDEVKRDKILVLEVGLEPAEEAKLIERTMAELDVDHFKGIEMESYRGEEKAATGAFTILNKFRKRNTATRAQMTVVGPANRLKTVKNDGRTIQAMIHVGGRKDT